GTGTGGTTGGGACTCAACTGTTGAGTATGATACATTTCGACTCATTGAATATTTCTTCATGGCTGATTGAACGTCCTCTTTGCCAACAAACACTAATCATTTTCTCAATTGTGAAACCCCATCCCATACGCATATCTCTTCGGAATCATTTGAAGCCCCATATGCATGGTCTTCCTCTATCATTGAATATGCATGAGCGGGAAATGTAAAGGATGATAAAGGAGCAATTGCTGGGATACCATAGTATTCAGGCACATCAGCTGGAGCTCTGCTTCCTCTTTTAAGAGATTTCCGGAATTGAAGGGGCAAAACAACATTTTGCCCCTTCAATTATGTTTCCGGAGAACTCTGCTTCCTCGGCGTGCGAATCTCACTAAAATGAGATTCACACGCCTATGACACCGGTGATACAATCATCGGTATCAGGAGACCGGTTATTCATTAGCCGGTCTCGTCTTTCCATGTATGCTTTTGGCAGACATGACATTGACCCTGGTAATTGATTTACTGGGCGCTTTATAAATTTTGAAACCGGTGAATGGATTACTAGTTTTAGCTAACTCGGATTAAAAAACTGAACATTACAGTGTGTATTATTTTTAACTCGGGTGTAATTAAGAAAATAACGCTAATTCTAGCATTATTCCGAGGAAAAATCCAAATAAGAAGAGGGTGAAAAAGGGAAGGAGGAGCGTACGTGTGTGTAAAGCAAAGCTGTAAAAGAGAAAGACAAAACACATATTTGTTGTCTTATTCCTGAGCAGAGCACTCCCTCTCACTTCCCCACTTACTCCCTTCTTTGACCACTTTCTCACTCCACCTCTGCCTGCGCGTggtttctttcttttctctctctctgtcTCTCGTCTCGTGATACCAAAccaacctctctctctctctctcttctgcGGAGAAGACGAGCTGCCCCTTTCAATTCAGAGAAGCAGTAGACACAGACCAACCTTTTCCTTGTTGtgtctttctttctttatctgTCTTTGTTTTTCATAACTGTCAAAATGTCAGTTCTTCATcatctcatcatcatcttcctcCTCCTGGTTTTCCTCGAGCTTCATTTTCTAGGGGTTTCCACAAAATAGCTTACTTTCACATGATTCTTTTCTCtccttcatcatttcttttcAATTGATTAGTATGATTTAGAGAAGAGAATCCACCTGGTTTTTGCGTCGGGACATAGAGTAGATACCTATAACTGACCCAAAAGGAATAGGAAATCCTTACTGTTTCCTTTCCCTGCTACATTTTTTCATTTGATCGTCGTTTTGTTGCTCTCTCCTGTCGTTTTCCTTTTCCACTCTATCATTGTACGTCTTCCCTGTTTTCTCCACCGTGGtttcttttacgttttctcTGCTGTTTTTCTGGGGGCTCTTTTTGCTACATTGCTTTCTCTTAGCTTCATTTAGGGGAACCTGATATCTTCACATGGATTTTCTTCTACTCTCTTGGCATTTTGTTTATGGATGAGAATTTGAGTGGTTTTTTTGGTTGCTTTTAGGATCTTACTCTTTATTTTCTTGCtactcttcttcttttcttggtTTTGATTTTGGAGAGATGAATGAAGCAAATGGGAATGCAGCACCATGTATGGCGATAACAGAAAAGAAGCCTCGCAGACCTGGTGGCTGTGTGGGGATTTTCTTTCAGCTGTTCGATTGGAATAGGAGATTTGCCAAGAAAAAGATTTTCTCCAGGAAATTGCTTCCTCCAGGTTACTCTCCTTTctgtctctctctctaaattgcGACTTTATTTTGATAAGGAAATAAGGAATACTCATTTCACCAAGAATTATAGACATtggttgattttttattttgattgttGTGATTCCTTTAGTTCGTGCCAAGCAAGCGACAAAAAAATTTGGAGGAGACGAGAAGATGCCAAAGATGAAACCACATTTGGTACCTGTAAATTTCTTGATTTGGTATGCATTTAGAAATGCCAAGTTGCTCTGTTCTAATCAAATACTTGTCTTTCTACTTGACTTGTCTAGATTGCTGATGAGAACAGTGGGGGTTTCCCAAATGTTAGAAAAAATGGGAATGGGAGTGATTGTACAGATCAAAAGCATGAAATGCGAGCTGCAGGTTTGGTTGTTAGACTTATGGGTCTTGAATCCTTGCCTGCAGTGAACCGAGATAAGCACAAAAAAGGTTCAAATGCTACTAAATGCGATGTTAAAGAGgacaaattttttaataatcataATGTGTCCGATATTGAAGTTTTGAACTCGGAGAAGGGAAGCATTAAGGTTGAATCTAGGCCTCAAAAGCTTCAAAAGACTGGGCAGTTTGACAGAAGGGCAGTGACTAGGTTTGGAACTGAGGCTTTGCAAATTAGGAACGTACTATCGAGGTCAAGAAAACATCATCACTCCAAGCTTGCTTCCCCAGTGAAGAGTCCTAGGATTTCCTCTTCTAGGAATGTGTCTAGAACATGTAGGTTAATTGGCGCTGCCACTCGGATTTTAGAGCCTGGGTTGCATGCTACCAATAGAGCAAAATGTGCTCTTTCTTATACTAATTCTATGAACTATACACCAAACAATGAGGTTTTGATGGATGGCATTGGATTGGGAGCAATGGCAGCAGATTTAGGGAACCAGCAAGATAATGCTGTGAATTATGATATCAGTGTGGCCAAGTCTTTCACTGGACAAAATTCTTGTAAAAATTGTGGCAATTTGCTTGAAACAAAGAATTTTCCACAAACAATGGAGGAGCGGGTATTGGGTTCTCCATTCTCAGCTGAAAAAATGTCTTTGCAGGGATCAGAAAGGATTAAGCCAAGGCCAACAGTTTCTGCTCTTGAACAAGAAGAGCCTGAAGTTCATCGCCGTAATCTGGTTGTACTATCTTCTACTGCTGGAAGATTTGATAATAAGCGAGCTTGCAACGAATCAATGTTGGATGGGAAACCAGTGTCGATGGAGGACCAGGTGCAACAGCAATTCAAAAGCCAGCAGCACAAGCCTCAAAAGGATGATACAACTTCTACCGCGTTCCAGCAGAGGATTGACACCAGAACAGTTATGTCAGTAGATAGGAGTAGAATTCCACCAAAAGCCAAATTAAGTAATCTGCAAAGTAGAAGAACTTGTTCAACTGGCAATGCTATTTCTGAGGCCAAAGATTTTGTTGCTTTGAACAGAAGTTTAAGCAGTCGTAGTAGTCTGCCTAGGGTGTCCAGCAAGGTGGACAATTGCACGAGTAATACTGAAAGAAAATTTTGCAGCAGAAGAGATGATTCCTTATCACAGGTAAGGACTCCAGTACATAAGAGGAGGACAGTAGGTGTCAATCCACAGCTTGAAAGTACTGTAGTTGTTAAATCAAAACCTGTGAGACCCAAAAACATCAAATGTGATTTGGTGGGTGGAAAAAGGTTGGAGCCAAATGCTCGCAGTGTAGATCGTGAATGCATCAAAGCCAAAACAGCAACCCAGGGGGCATCTAATAAAGCTAGTGCCTATAAAGATCATAATGTTGTATCTTTCACCTTTAATTTGCCAGTGAggcataatttttttatatcctCAGGGCTTAATGGGACAAGAGATCACATTGATAAGAATGCTTGTTGCCAGAATGGTCTACTACCTGAAGAAACGGATGGAAAAACATTTTCTCAGAAGCAAATGCCATCAAATGAAGATAGCTTAGGGGCACTTTTGGAGTTAAAACTGAAGGAACTGACCTCTCAAGAAGAGGATGAATTGACAGTTGGAGGTGCTGCACCTAAGAGATCAACAGCCGTGATTCTACAAGAGCTCATATCAGCTTTGACTGCACAGCAGCCTTTTTCTCCAAATAGTTCTATGTTCAATGTAGAAAAGGCTTTACAGGTTGGTTTGCTTTCCATCAATTTGGTGCCGTTTTCTTTTGTTATATTGCATTTCGTTATTGATTTTCCAGTTAACAATGTTATTGATCTTCCAGTTAAGTCTTGTTCTCCATGAAGCATATGCCTACCTGAATTGTTTtagctttgcatttatgctctGAAAATTCTGATACTGCTACTTCCCTTTTTTCCAGTATATCAGTAAGAATTCTCATGCTTTGGTTTACAAATATTAGGAAATGGAAAACTGGGATGGAGCATAATTATCATTCGACAGTTGATGTCAATATGGTGCAATTAGTGTTGCTTTCTAATTTAAAATCTGTTCTTATTTCTCTTTTGGCTTTTACCTAGACCCTTGGTGTCTCAATTAACGGTTGCCATCTTCATTTTCAAATTAGATACAATGTTTTTCCACACTGAACTTCACAAACTCACAGAGTAGACATGTGAAATTAATGAACAAGATTGGTAGCTACAGGATTTTAACAATGATATTCTCTTACAATGTTGAGCTGTTGTTCTTTGTTTAgcaaagttttgaatttgatACTTAAAATTTGATTCACAGTTTGCACCTTGGCCAAAATTACCGAGATGGAATTTTTGTTTGGTAATCAATTACCTATTGTTAA
The DNA window shown above is from Euphorbia lathyris chromosome 1, ddEupLath1.1, whole genome shotgun sequence and carries:
- the LOC136201764 gene encoding uncharacterized protein; this encodes MNEANGNAAPCMAITEKKPRRPGGCVGIFFQLFDWNRRFAKKKIFSRKLLPPVRAKQATKKFGGDEKMPKMKPHLIADENSGGFPNVRKNGNGSDCTDQKHEMRAAGLVVRLMGLESLPAVNRDKHKKGSNATKCDVKEDKFFNNHNVSDIEVLNSEKGSIKVESRPQKLQKTGQFDRRAVTRFGTEALQIRNVLSRSRKHHHSKLASPVKSPRISSSRNVSRTCRLIGAATRILEPGLHATNRAKCALSYTNSMNYTPNNEVLMDGIGLGAMAADLGNQQDNAVNYDISVAKSFTGQNSCKNCGNLLETKNFPQTMEERVLGSPFSAEKMSLQGSERIKPRPTVSALEQEEPEVHRRNLVVLSSTAGRFDNKRACNESMLDGKPVSMEDQVQQQFKSQQHKPQKDDTTSTAFQQRIDTRTVMSVDRSRIPPKAKLSNLQSRRTCSTGNAISEAKDFVALNRSLSSRSSLPRVSSKVDNCTSNTERKFCSRRDDSLSQVRTPVHKRRTVGVNPQLESTVVVKSKPVRPKNIKCDLVGGKRLEPNARSVDRECIKAKTATQGASNKASAYKDHNVVSFTFNLPVRHNFFISSGLNGTRDHIDKNACCQNGLLPEETDGKTFSQKQMPSNEDSLGALLELKLKELTSQEEDELTVGGAAPKRSTAVILQELISALTAQQPFSPNSSMFNVEKALQTGGRARTAPVGFSHDGVRLSPGSVLEASFSNESCLSSSLDDCSGRTLLYDSMDYSYDQLHPLETDVDLLDSATSVNEGSVGRKIVTDLLNRISMALQSIHLASGGLMGSRFNYVKEVTLNAELLFSSAALQNSDRMKSFLIGPFLFDNLEVLVAAMWTNFECLVGFEDSKDGTRVKRFSIDCLIEYLDSKYGKYCNSGFQAWRRVQLCKNTEMLIEEVVEEVRRWTNFDGMIPDEIIEWEMSHSLGKWTNFEIEEFETGAEIDWEILQVLVDETVMELWDCRLGFF